AAGAgtgagagagggggaaaagcCAGGGGAAAGAGACGGGAAACAGGAAGGATTGGACGAGCACAGAAGGACACTCAAATAACCAGACAGACCCAGGCGCAGCAGGAAAGAGTCTGCCTCAGAAATAGAAGAGGACAGAATGAAGGAGAGCAGTAGTGgactataataggggcgttttgggcggcagcccggggccctgagctcctggggggcccatgaccacccaaaaagacttatactttcagtggtgtactgtctcctggccacacttccgccatgatttgcaaaaatcacagtttttttatggcaattttgcacaaatcaggacatcatgacatatctgtcctgtactatgaacgccaggctagtgttgccatagttacagtggggtgggggggcccaggcctggtgaacagcccggggcctatggtaaagttaatccgcccctgaaggAGAGATGTATCAGGCCTGGGAGGATGAGACAAGTAATCCAACGCAGGAAAACAACCAGTCGTTGGACCCTCCCGACATTCCCCTtgcccaaccccctcccccctacagTAGTCATAATCCAAAGATCCTTGTGGCAAACCTGCGGACACATGTGAGGATATGAATCAGGCTCAGACATAGTTAAAAGGCAACAGAGACTTAGCATGAGGCAGACACCATAAGGCCTGATGGCTGCGCTGAGCCAGTGGGCTAACATAAtaactgtataccctgcaggtgAACAGAAAGTCTTAATGACAACAGTCTAATAGCATTGCGGTACATGGCAGAGAGGGTGGGATAAGGCACAAGGGGCAACGTTGGGAGTTCACAGGTGCATCTGGGCATCCCAGCGCCAGCCAGTTCGGCAAAGAGAAGGGCGGTATGTTTAAAAAGTGGAAAAGGGCGTCAGCATCGTCTGGGTGGCGTAGTATGAAGGTTGCGGCATCTTTACGGATCACAATATGGAAGGGATGGCCCCAGCGATATGTCGCTCCCATTTCCCTTAACTTTACTAGGAGAGGCTGCAGCACGCGTCTTATATAGAGAGTGCGTGAGGATACATCTGGGTAGAGCTGTAATGTCTGGCCCTCAAAGTCAATCTGACCGTAATCACGTGTGGCTCGGAGGATCAATTCTGGACACCCTGTGCACTCTGTCAATAGTAAACGTTGCCTCAGCAGGGCAGCCAGTGATCATGTTGAACAGGGTCAGTACTTTCGTTTTAAGATTAGCAGCAGCTCAAGTGCTGAGACCCTAGCATCCAGAGTAGTTGTTACCTGCTCAGTCCCACTGGTCTATGAGTTAGCTGTTCAATGTCAGCTCTTCCAGATTTGATGGCCTGCTGCTGAGAAGCCTCTAAGCGCTGGACATTTGAATCCAGGTCTCTCCTAGTAGGTAGAGCCTGGATTAGTTCCCTCAGGAGTAGTTCCTCATGGAAGGAGGGCTGTTTTAGTGGATGGGGTGCTGGGGAGAGCCTGGGCTGCCTAGGTCCCACACTTTGTGAGGGCAGAATGGAGTCCCAATCATCGctgaggggggagcaggggtcaACGTTACCCTTAGGGCTGCCGGCGCCAGGATCCAGTCCTGTTTGCAGCTGTGAGGCATGCCGCTGCGCGGCTCCTGCATGTTGAGCAAGCGACATCTTGCCTCCTGTGGCGCGTGGTGCGGCTGGGCTAGGGGGGCGTAGGAACCTCTCCAGGCTCGATCTGAGCGACGCCGAGCGGGTCTGCCGATGCGGGGTCTTCACTGCAGCTGTCCTCCGGTGTCCCGGCATAACAGGAGCGAGGGGGCGAGTGGGGAAAGTTGGAGTAAGATGACGCTGCACATAGAGATCCGGCCACACATGTCCTCACAGTGCCATGgctaagctccgccccctggaTAACTGGCTAttcagtatatacagatacaacTTTTGACCAACAGTTCATGCCAAACATGTAGTTCATGCAAATATGAttactccaccaccacaggaataTCATACTGGACCACAGTGATAGACGACCTCGCGGTGGACGATATCTTGAAAGCCTTATGCACTACAGCAAaatacttaccttctgccttTTATTGGGAAATTGCTTATAAAATTACCCATAGAGCCTATGTTTCTCCTCATAGGGGATTACTTACTGGAAACACAACAGACCACTCCTGCCTGAAGTGCAAGGCCCCACACGCTGACCTCTTTCATTGTTTATGGGCATGCCCATCTATACAGGCTTTTTTTCACCACCCGTCTTGGACTTTCCTGCTTCCTCACCCCTCTTTGGTGTATATTCAGCATTCCCACAGAAGAACCCCCAATACAAGTCTATTCTCCATTGCTGGATAGAACCCTCTCCGCCGACAAGACGGCTCCTTCTTGAGAAACTAGTTCATCTCTTCCGTATGGACTGGGTACAGCAAGGTCCAACATTTCTACCTCACATGGTCTAAATTCCtccctcttatggtgcgtttacacagaaagatttatctgacagattttggaagccaaagccaggaatggatttgaaaagaagagaaatctcaatctttcctttatgacctgttccctgtttatagtctgttcctggctttggcttcaaagatctgacagataaatcttcctgtgtaaatggacccttatcccACTGCATGTAAGAGACAGACTGAAGCAATGCTTCTGCAATACGACATGTTATTTAGAACAGAGCATTAGCGGTAGGAACCCGTTTGATTTTCATTGACATCAAGTCTCACTGCTGACCTCATctccttccttaaagggaacctttcaccccccgtgccggggtgacaggctcccgaccccccgttagagccccttatactcacctaatcccgccgggtcccgcttctggaggtggtcgggtgactgagatctcaGCAGAGTTGTTTTGCTTGTATAGGATAGCCTCTCCTACCTGTCCTAGACATTGGCGTTTCCTGActtctctggacaattcctgaccaCGTGTCCCTTGCCTTCACAGTTCAGACAGAGATGTTCCACCAGGTGCCACTGAAGCTCCTGCGGGGTAAGTTTGTAGCGCCCCAGCTGCATGGATTACTTGGCTGAAGGAGCCAGAGATGGAAGAATGTGCCTCTGTAATGTAGGTGCCAAGGGGACCACTTTTCTAAGTTGGGTGCCCTACTTAGAGTGCTTCTGAAATTGCTTGTCTATTCGGGACAACCAAAAGGATAAGGTCATTCAGGGTGTTGAGTCACAATCTGCCAGCTCATCCTTGATCCTGTCAGGATCAGCAGATGTGAGCCCACTGTGCCATGTCAAAAGAAAATAGAACGCTCCATAGCATAGATCAAAACAGAATAGTAGGTCAGAGCAAATGAATGAAAGgctctcacctgatggtgttgtgcaaagggaggcacaacactaaACAACCCTAAACGCATGTAGTAGGACTGCAGCCACTCCCCAGGTATCACCATGCAAGATGGATCACAATACAGACAAAACACCTCCACTCCAACAAGGGGTTGTTCGGGCACAAGTCCAATGGAGACATATTAATAATAGCTATAAAATTTATTATTAAAACAATGTTAAAAACAGTAATGGCGCCATTAATGTTTTTTACATTGTTGTAATAATAAATTTTATAGCTATTATTAATATGTCTCCATTGGATCTGCGCCCGAACAACCCCTTGTTGGAGTGGAGGTGTTTTGTCTGCACTGTGCCATGCGACCGTCTATCCCTATGGGCGTTATCTAAGTGTATTCTCCTTTCTGGAGATAGGCTTTCCCGGAGACAAACTTAACATGTGGCAAGGGTGATATCCACCAGAGCTGCCAAACAGACACAAGATGCAGGTGACAGATGCTAGAAACAAAGACAGGTGCAGGTCTCTCAGTGTAGGTAACTTGGTGCAGGGACGGGTAGCTGGTACAAACTCTGGTCGGGTCAGGTTCACATTTAGGATGGGAACACAATGGAATACAGGGACCAACTGGGAGAGCAgggccagacagcaggaacaccaggacACGGAGACACCACAGTGGGAACACTGGAACCAGGCAAGTAGACCTAGCCGGACCAAACTACCTTAATGCCCAGACAGGGAACATGTACAGAAAGCCTCCTAGTATACAGGTGGGGATAATTAGTCACTGTGCCTTAAAATCCACCTCTAGTGGCCGGATCTATATCGCATGGAGAGAGGACACATCCTGCTCCATGCGGTTAGGCCCAAAGGCCTGAAGAACTAGTAACAGAACAGAACGTCGGAGAGCAGGGACTATGCCTGCATAGATGGGATAAGATGGCTGCAGTGGTGAGTAAGAGGACGGCAGCTGGGATGCCCGGCCATGGATATGGTCTATGTTCAAATTATTTTACATAGTTGATCCATAGCCATTTACtggggagtagagatgagtgaatttacagtattaatgaaTCAAAGCTCTTTGTTTGATCGGCAGTTGGCTTATCGgatggctgcctttgaactctgttctGCTCCATGTTGCTCCTCAAGTttcacaggactggatccagcttttccaggcaccccgaATGGCCTAAAGTTCAAAGGCTGCCGGCTGATTAGCCAATTGCTCAGCAAACCAAAGAGCTTCGCTTCaataatactgtaaatttgctcatcccaaCTGGGGAGAAACTCAAGATAAAGCAGTTAGAAAAGGAAAACCTACCAGTTTGCTTTCCTGagctttaaagggaaattatcagcaggtttgtgaaaACGACCCTGCTGACACCTCCTTTCAGTTGCATACCACATCTTTCCGATGccacttcttcttcttttctttctcgGTCCAGCCATTGTTTATAacttgaataaaaaataaatatgtacatTTATGAGTACTGGGGATTTTCTTCGGCCAACTGTGCTCCTTTTCCTGCAGCTCTCTGCCCTTCCACTTCCTCCTTTTGTCACGCTTAACTATCTTTATTCAATTATGCATAAGCAGACCGGTCTTTTGGTAGGCGAGATCGAAGGAGTCGGTGGGCAGGCTGAACAGTTCACTGGGGGGCAGAGGAAcgcctccagtgctcctaactaTCTTATTTACaaattttgtttttattgaaGTTATCGAAAACAGCGGGACCAACAAAGAAAAGAACAACATTGGAAAAATGAGGTACAGGGCTGCATGTTTGCACATAACTACTGATACTTTAAAACAACAAAAACCATTGTACTTATGCTCTCCCCATCCGCTGCAGCTGTCATATCTTCCGATTGCCTCTTGTTCTTGCATCTTCCATTCTGCTTTGCTCTGTGGTTGGCTAAATAGGGAACAGGACGTCATCAGTAGAAGCAAAAACAAGGTGTGACCTGAAGATCTGTCAGCTGCAGGGCCTGGGGAGGCAAGTATGGTTGCTTTTGTTGTTTTAATCCACAGTGAGGCAGATACTTAACAAATAGGTTTTTAGACATTACTTGAAAAGCTATCAAAACAGGTATCCAAGCCCCTTTTTGTGACCTAATACCTACACCATAGTCTCACTTCTGTccactttattttttaataatcatTGCTAATTTTTGCACAAGAATCCCAGCAGGAATACAGGAAAAccttattaaaaatatatacaattttttttcttctttttccccCAATCAATTTTTATTGTGAAAATAGCATAATGAAAACAACAATGAGCAATCAAAGGTGTACACAGCAGGACCCAATTTAGACAAATAAGCTACACAGGATGCTCATGCGTTATACATTGTTTAAAATTTTATGCAAATGGCTGCAACAAATAAAATTTTCTAGGAAAGAACAGAAACTGcaaataataaacaagttaacAGTGACAAGAAAAAACGACGGAACCTTGGTGTGCTAAGGATTTGTTATGATGAAGTTTTATTATAACCTCTATATATCGAATAGCTCTGACCGTGGCTATATGTGAGTTACTCCAAGGACAATAATATGTCTGAAAACGTTTTATGTTGAAGGAATAGCCAGATAACCTTTATAGAAAGAGTGCCAAGATGCCCATAGGGACATAAATTTATCATGAGTGCTATTTTCCCAACTGCACAATTCTTACAAACGTGTAATCTGTTGCGTCTTGTCTATCCATTCCTTCAGGGTCGGGGGAAATTCATCTCTCTAGAGAAGGGGAGTAGCTTACCTGCTATTAATAATAAGGTTGGTAGGTGGTTACAAGCTAGGGTGAATGAGGATGATGGTACCCAAAGAAGGATTAGGGTAGGATCTAACAGGACAACGCTACCACAAATATTCCTAATGTGTTGAGTCATTTCTGACCAATATGACTGAATTCTGGGACAAGCGAGCCATATATGAGATAGCCTTTtagcaaatgccagatgggcttgTCCCCTCTGTGGGCTGGTATTTTCTTCCCTCTGGTCATGTGCTACTTCCCCACTGATCCACGGTGGGGgtgcgtgtgtgtgtgagtgtgtgtgtgtgtgtgtggggggggggggggggggtcaggatgtaGTTTGCCATTGGCTGTTCCCCCAGTGGATTTTTTAGGCTGCCACTGCACTTATGCACTCCTAATGAGCaccttttttctctgtttttttttttaaacttattggTGAATATTTTATGTGGGCTGGGATGGTGGTTTATGTTCCAGGGCAGCTTTTTAGTTCCAGTCTTGCCCTGACAGCCACCAATTTACTGTAGGTTGGTTTAACTCACAGCTGGTGACTTACAGGCTGCTTTCCTGAAAGCAACATCTCCCGTCAGGATGGGGGCCTGTGAGCCGTGCCGTCAGGATGGGGGCCTGTGAGCCGTGCCGTCAGGAAGGCGGTCCCCTCCAGTGTCTGTCTGTCCGCCGAGTGTGTGCTACTGTGCCTCATCCCCTGCTCCTGCACAGCACAGCCTGCACCTCAGggactgggatatatatatactggggtctgggatatgtatatatattgggggtctgggatgtgtgtgtgtgtgtgtgtgtgtatatatatatatatatatatatatatatatatatatatatatatacacactggggTCTGAGATATGTATATAAATCATattaaaatcatagcagatctggcttgcatcagggaacaggactgtgggggtaatctctccatagctgtaacccttctctcccctgacagagagtgctgcatgtatgtgcccacatctgccctgctcattccttttaTACTGAtgaatagaaaagtttctgtcactgtcctcctgcacaacaCTGTGATACttccttcctgattggtccatgctgcacCCCTCCCCTTCTCTATTGCAGtcgtgtgaccacacagaccttttgacagcagctgcttctctattctatcctgttgtactaagctactgaattatggggatctgcagctccatcctgtatctacaaactgctgctgtaatatcagggttatgcagttactatacattatacaccacatgctgctatactgtacagtcacaTATCACATccaactgctgtgttatcaggggtatacagttactatacattatataccacatgctgctatactgtacagtaacttatatatcacatatccagctgcagtgttatcagggttatacagttactatacattatataccacatgctgctatactgtacagtaacttatatatcacatatccagctgctgtgttatcggggttatacagttactatacattatacaccacatgctgactgctatactgtacagtaacttatatatcacatatccagctgctgtgttatcagggttatacagttactatacattatacaccacatgctgctatactgtacagtaacttatatatcacatatccagctgctgtgttatcagggttatacagttactatacattatataccacatgctgctatactgtacagtaacttatatatcacatatccagctgctgtgttatcagggttatacagttactatacattatataccacatgctgattgctatactgtacagtaacttatatatcacatattcagctgctgcagTATTatcggggttatacagttactatacattatacaccacatgcagctatactgtacagtaacttatatatcacatatccagctgctgtgttatcagggttatacagttactatacattatacaccacatgcagctatattgtacagtaacttatatatcacatatccagatgctgtgttatcagggttatacagttactatacattatacaccacatgctgctatactgtacagtaacttatatatcacatatccagctgctgctgtgttatcagggttatacagttactatacattatacaccacatgctgattgctatactgtacagtaacttatatttcaCAGATttagctgcttctcattgtttgtttcatctgtttcacatgttatttagaataaaaaaatcattatttttggggtgttgaaccaattatctacatttcaatgatttcttattggaaaatttgctttggtttaggagtggatttggattacaagcatggtccctaaacaaattatgctcgtaatccgaggcatcactgtatatattatatatatatatatatatatatatatatatatatatatatatatttatatatttatacacacacatatatacatacatatacagtggtgcctttgattacgaacttaatttgttccgggacggtgcttgtaatccaaatccactcttaaaccaaagcaaattttcctataggaatcactgatatgcagacaattggttcaacaccccaaaataatgatgttttattctgaataacatgtagaacagatgaaacaatgagaagcagctgaatctgtgatatataagttactgtacagtatagcagcatgtggtatataatgtatagtaactgtataaccctgataacagagcagctggatatgtgatatataagttactgtacagtatagcaatcagcatgtggtatataatgtatagtaactgtataaccctgataacactgcagctggatatgtgatatataagttactgtacagtatagcagtatgtggtgtataatgtatagtaactgtataaccctgataacacagcagctggatatgtgatatatgttttatcagggttatacagttgctatacatcacatatccagctgctgtgttatcagggttacagttactatacattatataccacatgctgctatactgtacagtaacttatatatcacatatccagctgctgtgttatcagggttatacagttactatacattatacatcacatgctgattgttatactgtacaataacttatatatcacatatccagctgctaagttattgtacagtatagcagcatgtggtgtataatgtatagtaactgtataaccctgataacacagcagctggatatgtgatatataagttactgtacagtatagcagcatgtggtatatcatgtatagtaactgtataaccctgataacactgcagcagctggatatgtgatatataattactgtacagtatagcagcatgtggtatataatgtatagtaactgtataaccctgatattacagcagcagtttgtagatacaggatggagctgcagatccccataattcagtagcttagtacaacaggatagaatagagaagcagggctgctgtcagagtctgtgtggtcacatgacagctatggggaaggggggtgttcagcatggaccaatcaggaagtgagaatcatagagctgtgcaggaggacagtgacagcagtgtgtatagctgactgtgaatgcaggtacattatagcaggaatggagaggatgggaaacacaagggatgacagagactgcagggactgTAGAACAGGACTGTAGACCCCCACTATGCAAACTgtgccccttccccactcccacccagtacagggagctcttacattaagtaacaattttgaaaatctgtgatctctttttgcaaaacgcttttaatccaagttactcttaaaccaaggtaccactgtatgtatgtatgtatgtatgtatgtatatatatatataatatatatatatatatatatattataggggtctgggatatgtgtgtgtgtgtgtgtatgtatatatatgtatgtgtgtatatatatttaggaATCCCCTTTTCACCTGttctgaactacaactcctagcatagaAGACCTTCTAGACCTGCTCGGACTTGTGGTTttgctaaggccatgttcacacagtgtatttttgcaCTTCTGTCATTTTCCACATGCAAATTGAACATTTTAGTCCCCATACTGCCGTTTATTAAATATTCAGGTAATATTGAGTTTGTGCTTATTTTCCTTATTCTTTTAGGATTTCTTCCTTTGGATAATATTTTTGGGGACACTGGAACCAATTACATGTTTTCCATTGAGTTATGGACTCTGCATACAAAGGTTACATTGTCTTCCCAGAACCAATTGCTATGGTATGTCGATGGTTTATAATGTTACAATGATGTTGATGACGTGACGTTATACAGTAAAAGAGGAGCCCCCTTCACTTACAGACACTTCACTTGTCTTCCTTGAGGAGTAGATGTCAGAAGACGCTCTTGACCAGCGAGTTCTATGCAGAAAAACTTTTCTAAAGCACCAGAGATCCTGAATTATCTTCAAAAAGTAATTTCTGAATTTGACCCCGATGAAAGCGTAGATGACTGGGTTCAGACAGCAGTGGCAATAGGCCAGCGTCCTTGTTAAAAATAACCAGTAAGAGTCACTTATTCTTTCTTGGCAGCTTGGCTTTTGATCTGTCAGTTTTGCGGCTTTTTTCACTAGGATGACATTATATGGAAGTTGGCACGCCAGGAACACGATGACCACTATGACAACTACATTGATCGCTTTATGTCTTTGAGAATTTTTGGCTTGCAAGAGGGTTTTAATGATAGAGACGTAGCAAAAAACCATGATGCTAAAGGGAATGAGAAATCCTGCGCTGATCTCAACAGCTAAAACTGCTAATTTCCATTTTGAGGCTTCCAGATAGTCAGGGTAACGTGCTTCACAAGCCAGACGGTTTCCATTGGTTGTATAGCATTCACTGAATATATATGTAATGGTGGAGAGCACTGCAGAAATCATCCATAGTGAAAAGCAGAGCACACGTTTATAGGTCAAAGCCATCGTTCTGAACCGAAACGACCTAGTCGCCTGTACAATAGCCACGTATCTATCGATGCCCACGCATGCCAACAGCAACATGCTGCAATTGAAATTTATTGCATAAATGCTTCTGACCAATTTGCACATGAAGTCCTTGAAAATCCATTGATCGTAGTAATAGACTGCCCAAAATGGAAGGGTACAAATAAACAGAATGTCCGCTATCGCCATATTAAGGAGATAGATATCCGTCATGGTTTTCCTTTTCTTGTAGCAGCTGAATGTGATCACTACCAGTATATTTCCCACAAGTCCGAATAGAAATATAAAGGAAAATGTAAGAGGTATAAAGGTTTTCAAAAACACTCTGACACTTTCCTGACTGCAAAATGTTTCTTCCCCGTAGTCTATAGTGTAGTCTTCTGTCATGGTTGTGGTGATGGGATTTGCCATTTTGTCGATGCCAGTGCACAAGATCCTGAAATATAAAAGAAAGCGAGGTAACTAGACTGTAAAGGTTCAAATGTTAAAAGGAAGCtcgggcatttttttttcttcccacatCAAGTGAGGCCAGAaacttatagattttttttttaactcgttTTATTGAAAAACTGTTGCAGGTGTACGATTAAATCATGAATAAATAATTACGATTTCCATCTATCATACACAGTAAAATTATTAGGGTAAGTTCCAAGGGATGAAAAGCACAACAATAACATTGGTTCATGGGtacagttaaaagaaaaaaagaaaaacattttgttcCCTCAAATAGCGTCTCCCTTAGAGTCTGGTCCCCGGGCAGAGTGACTGACTGCTATGCAGGAGCTCACTAGAGGCAGAGAAAACCAGTGATGAATTCCATCCCTCCCATATCTTAGAGAATTTATTTTGGCATCCCCTATTTTGAGAGATCACTTTTTCATATGGTAAAATGGAGTTCGCTGGCAGTTTCCAAATCTGTAATGTGGGTAGGTGGTGTCCATCCATTTTAATACAATACcgcttctcttaaaaaaaaacatatgcttCTGGTGCTTCCATTGCTCCTCCGACAACATTCCCAATAGACAGATCTCAAGAACTAGCATCCCAATTAAAGTGGTTAGGAAGTCGAACACCTCCTgccagtaatttcttatgggtgGACACCACCAAATTAAATGGAGGAGGTCTGTATCTGCTGCACAGCATCGTAAACATTCCGATGACGGGAGACGGTTCATACAGAACAATCGTAGTGGAGTTAGATACGATTGATGAATAATATGTAACTGTATAAATTTGTTATTGGCGGCTGTTGAGACGTGAATGGGATTCCATCATTTCCTTTCAGTCATCATTATTAAATGTGGACAGGGTTTGTGCCCATTTGT
This sequence is a window from Dendropsophus ebraccatus isolate aDenEbr1 chromosome 15, aDenEbr1.pat, whole genome shotgun sequence. Protein-coding genes within it:
- the LOC138774043 gene encoding C-C chemokine receptor type 6-like produces the protein MANPITTTMTEDYTIDYGEETFCSQESVRVFLKTFIPLTFSFIFLFGLVGNILVVITFSCYKKRKTMTDIYLLNMAIADILFICTLPFWAVYYYDQWIFKDFMCKLVRSIYAINFNCSMLLLACVGIDRYVAIVQATRSFRFRTMALTYKRVLCFSLWMISAVLSTITYIFSECYTTNGNRLACEARYPDYLEASKWKLAVLAVEISAGFLIPFSIMVFCYVSIIKTLLQAKNSQRHKAINVVVIVVIVFLACQLPYNVILVKKAAKLTDQKPSCQERISDSYWLFLTRTLAYCHCCLNPVIYAFIGVKFRNYFLKIIQDLWCFRKVFLHRTRWSRASSDIYSSRKTSEVSVSEGGSSFTV